One part of the Micrococcus sp. 2A genome encodes these proteins:
- a CDS encoding biotin carboxylase N-terminal domain-containing protein has translation MSTADAPQAPLATDAGTPRPFSRVLIANRGEIAVRVIRACQDEGLTSVAVYAEPDRDALHVKLADEAVAIGGETAADSYLLVEKILDAAERSGADAVHPGYGFLSENAGFARAVEAAGLVWIGPPPAAIDALGDKVSARRLATRVGAPLAPGTTSPATGTAEVLAFADEHGLPVAIKAAYGGGGRGIKVAREREEIPELYESAVREAVSAFGRGECFVERFLDKPRHVETQCLADVHGDVVVVSTRDCSLQRRNQKLVEEAPAPFLTDEQNRRLVESSKALLKEAGYVGAGTCEFLVGQDGTLSFLEVNTRLQVEHPVSEEVTGIDLVREQFRLARGEALGYTDPEVRGHSIEFRLNGEDPGRGFLPAPGRLTTFRLPSGPGVRVDTGVLEGETVSGAFDSMVAKLIVTGATRRQALQRAARALGEAEIAGMPSVLPFHRAVVKDPAFAPELAGSEEPVSVHTRWIETEFAALLEPYGQTPADPAAPEARHTVTVEVNGKRVDVTLPTFAAAMHSVQGAAQRAGAGRRRPRGARAGAATAPSTNALTAPMQGTVVKVAAENGQTVAEGDLIVVMEAMKMEQPLTAHRAGVVSGLSVKAGETVKAGDVLATIDAEG, from the coding sequence ATGAGCACCGCCGACGCGCCCCAGGCCCCCCTCGCCACCGACGCCGGGACCCCGCGGCCGTTCTCCCGCGTGCTGATCGCCAACCGCGGGGAGATCGCCGTCCGCGTCATCCGTGCATGCCAGGACGAGGGCCTCACCTCGGTGGCCGTCTACGCCGAGCCGGACCGCGACGCCCTCCACGTCAAGCTCGCCGACGAGGCCGTGGCCATCGGCGGGGAGACCGCGGCCGACTCCTACCTGCTCGTGGAGAAGATCCTGGACGCCGCTGAGCGCTCCGGCGCCGACGCCGTGCACCCCGGCTACGGCTTCCTCTCGGAGAACGCCGGCTTCGCGCGCGCCGTCGAGGCGGCCGGCCTCGTGTGGATCGGCCCGCCGCCGGCGGCCATCGATGCCCTCGGGGACAAGGTCTCCGCGCGCCGGCTGGCCACGAGGGTCGGCGCCCCGCTCGCCCCCGGCACCACCTCTCCCGCCACGGGCACGGCCGAGGTGCTCGCGTTCGCGGACGAGCACGGCCTGCCCGTGGCCATCAAGGCCGCGTACGGCGGCGGCGGCCGCGGCATCAAGGTGGCCCGCGAGCGCGAGGAGATCCCCGAGCTCTACGAGTCCGCGGTGCGCGAGGCGGTCTCGGCGTTCGGCCGCGGCGAGTGCTTCGTGGAGCGCTTCCTGGACAAGCCGCGCCACGTGGAGACGCAGTGCCTCGCGGACGTGCACGGCGACGTCGTGGTGGTCTCCACGCGTGACTGCTCGCTGCAGCGCCGCAACCAGAAGCTCGTGGAGGAGGCGCCCGCGCCGTTCCTCACAGACGAGCAGAACCGCCGCCTCGTCGAGTCCTCCAAGGCGCTGCTCAAGGAGGCCGGCTACGTGGGCGCGGGCACGTGCGAGTTCCTCGTGGGCCAGGACGGCACCCTGTCCTTCCTCGAGGTGAACACGCGCCTGCAGGTGGAGCACCCCGTGTCCGAGGAGGTCACGGGCATCGACCTCGTGCGGGAGCAGTTCCGCCTCGCCCGCGGTGAGGCCCTCGGCTACACCGATCCCGAGGTGCGCGGCCACTCGATCGAGTTCCGCCTCAACGGTGAGGACCCGGGCCGCGGCTTCCTGCCCGCCCCCGGCCGCCTCACCACGTTCCGCCTGCCCTCGGGCCCCGGAGTGCGCGTGGACACCGGCGTGCTGGAGGGCGAGACCGTCTCCGGGGCGTTCGACTCGATGGTCGCCAAGCTGATCGTCACGGGCGCCACCCGCCGCCAGGCCCTCCAGCGGGCCGCCCGTGCGCTCGGCGAGGCGGAGATCGCGGGGATGCCCTCGGTGCTGCCGTTCCACCGGGCCGTGGTGAAGGACCCGGCGTTCGCGCCCGAGCTCGCCGGCTCCGAGGAACCGGTCTCGGTCCACACCCGCTGGATCGAGACCGAGTTCGCCGCGCTCCTGGAGCCCTACGGCCAGACGCCCGCCGACCCCGCCGCACCGGAGGCCCGCCACACCGTCACGGTGGAGGTCAACGGCAAGCGCGTGGACGTCACGCTGCCCACGTTCGCGGCCGCGATGCACTCCGTGCAGGGCGCCGCGCAGCGCGCCGGCGCGGGCCGACGTCGGCCCCGCGGAGCCCGCGCCGGTGCGGCCACGGCGCCCAGCACCAACGCGCTGACCGCGCCCATGCAGGGCACGGTGGTGAAGGTGGCCGCGGAGAACGGGCAGACCGTGGCCGAGGGCGATCTCATCGTGGTCATGGAGGCCATGAAGATGGAGCAGCCCCTCACGGCGCACCGCGCGGGCGTGGTCTCCGGGTTGAGCGTGAAGGCCGGCGAGACGGTCAAGGCCGGCGACGTGCTCGCCACCATCGACGCCGAAGGCTGA
- a CDS encoding nucleoside triphosphate pyrophosphatase, producing the protein MSLPSPERGDAGGRVELVLGSASPGRAEILTRARVGFRVVVSNVDEDAVGAEHPDASPAELAGLLAEAKGRDVAARVAADGVAVPTLVLGCDSVFEFEGRAYGKPYEPDVALERWRGQAGRAGTLHSGHWLGLVMPSASASGSPAVAGVVSAGVRFAAAEEATLAAYVATGEPLFCAGAFTIDGAGAALIAGVDGDPNAVIGLSVSWLRGACEHLGVPFTELWVSSNTRR; encoded by the coding sequence GTGAGCCTGCCCTCCCCCGAACGAGGTGACGCGGGAGGCCGGGTCGAGCTGGTGCTCGGCTCGGCCTCGCCCGGGCGCGCGGAGATCCTCACGCGCGCCCGGGTGGGGTTCCGCGTCGTGGTATCGAACGTGGACGAGGACGCCGTGGGCGCCGAGCACCCCGACGCCTCCCCCGCCGAGCTCGCGGGGCTGCTCGCCGAGGCGAAGGGCCGGGACGTCGCCGCGCGCGTGGCGGCCGACGGCGTCGCGGTGCCCACCCTCGTGCTCGGGTGCGACTCCGTGTTCGAGTTCGAGGGCCGCGCCTACGGCAAGCCCTACGAACCCGACGTCGCACTCGAGCGCTGGCGGGGCCAGGCCGGCCGAGCCGGGACGCTGCACTCCGGTCACTGGCTCGGGCTGGTGATGCCCTCAGCCTCCGCGTCCGGCTCTCCCGCCGTCGCGGGGGTCGTCTCCGCCGGCGTCCGCTTCGCCGCGGCGGAGGAGGCCACCCTCGCCGCCTACGTGGCCACGGGCGAGCCGCTCTTCTGCGCGGGCGCGTTCACCATCGACGGGGCGGGGGCCGCGCTGATCGCGGGCGTCGACGGCGACCCGAACGCCGTCATCGGCCTCTCGGTCTCGTGGCTGCGCGGTGCGTGCGAACACCTCGGCGTCCCCTTCACGGAATTGTGGGTTTCCTCCAACACCAGGCGCTGA
- a CDS encoding DUF885 domain-containing protein, with the protein MTQNTSLSEGAARTPSAIDALAEQYVTDYLALHPDTATELGFAGHESEYSDFSPAGARADDELNARLLADLEALEPADETDRVTKAAMQERIGLEREIHATGRTELNNIASPAQGIRAVFDLMPTDTAEHWEHIAGRLENLPAALAGYTASLIASKDSGHVAAQRQIDIVIEQARAHGTGDGFFPGLTARAQEADVVDAALAERIRSGAEAGAQAYRDFADALESELRPHAPEADAVGIEHYRLASRVFLGAEIDLEETYRWGQEELARLIAAQEADAERIKPGATIEEARAVLDADPERALKGTDALRAWMQRLSDEAVEAMKAHFEIPAPMDRLECMIAPTQEGGIYYTGPSDDFSRPGRMWWSVPPGEDEFTTWAETTTVYHEGVPGHHLQIATAMMNRANLNLWRRSFCWTSGHGEGWALYAERLMEELGFLDDPGDHLGMLDMQRMRAARVVFDIGYHCGFEMPESEGGGAWDPERGYAFLAKHLNISEGQRRFEFTRYLGWPGQAPAYKVGQRIWEQIRAEHEEREGADFDLRAFHTRALKLGSMGLDTLRDALA; encoded by the coding sequence ATGACCCAGAACACCTCCCTGAGCGAGGGCGCCGCCCGCACGCCCTCCGCGATCGACGCCCTGGCCGAGCAGTACGTCACCGACTACCTCGCCCTGCACCCGGACACCGCCACGGAGCTCGGCTTCGCGGGCCACGAGTCCGAGTACTCGGACTTCTCCCCCGCCGGCGCCCGCGCCGACGACGAGCTCAACGCCCGCCTCCTCGCGGACCTCGAAGCGCTCGAGCCGGCCGACGAGACCGACCGCGTCACCAAGGCCGCCATGCAGGAGCGCATCGGCCTCGAGCGGGAGATCCACGCGACCGGCCGCACCGAGCTGAACAACATCGCGTCCCCCGCGCAGGGCATCCGGGCCGTGTTCGACCTCATGCCCACGGACACCGCCGAGCACTGGGAGCACATCGCCGGCCGCCTCGAGAACCTGCCGGCCGCGCTCGCGGGGTACACGGCGTCGCTGATCGCCTCGAAGGACTCGGGCCACGTGGCCGCGCAGCGCCAGATCGACATCGTCATCGAGCAGGCCCGCGCGCACGGCACCGGGGACGGGTTCTTCCCGGGCCTGACCGCCCGCGCGCAGGAGGCCGACGTCGTCGACGCCGCGCTCGCCGAGCGGATCCGCTCCGGCGCCGAGGCCGGTGCGCAGGCCTACCGCGACTTCGCGGACGCCCTCGAGTCCGAGCTGCGCCCGCACGCGCCGGAGGCCGACGCCGTCGGAATCGAGCACTACCGCCTCGCCTCGCGCGTGTTCCTCGGCGCGGAGATCGATCTCGAGGAGACCTACCGCTGGGGCCAGGAGGAGCTCGCGCGCCTCATCGCCGCGCAGGAGGCGGACGCCGAGAGGATCAAGCCCGGCGCCACGATTGAGGAGGCCCGCGCCGTCCTCGACGCCGATCCCGAGCGCGCCCTCAAGGGCACCGACGCGCTCCGGGCCTGGATGCAGCGCCTCTCCGACGAGGCAGTCGAGGCCATGAAGGCGCACTTCGAGATCCCGGCCCCGATGGACCGACTCGAATGCATGATCGCCCCCACGCAGGAGGGCGGCATCTACTACACCGGCCCCTCGGACGACTTCTCCCGGCCGGGCCGCATGTGGTGGTCCGTGCCACCGGGCGAGGACGAGTTCACCACGTGGGCGGAGACCACCACGGTCTACCACGAGGGCGTGCCGGGCCATCACCTGCAGATCGCCACCGCCATGATGAACCGGGCCAACCTGAACCTGTGGCGCCGCAGCTTCTGCTGGACCTCCGGCCACGGCGAGGGCTGGGCGCTCTACGCGGAGAGGCTCATGGAGGAGCTCGGCTTCCTCGACGATCCGGGCGACCACCTCGGCATGCTGGACATGCAGCGCATGCGCGCCGCCCGCGTGGTGTTCGACATCGGCTACCACTGCGGCTTCGAGATGCCCGAGTCCGAGGGCGGCGGCGCGTGGGACCCGGAGCGCGGCTACGCGTTCCTGGCCAAGCACCTGAACATCTCCGAGGGCCAGCGCCGCTTCGAGTTCACGCGCTACCTCGGCTGGCCGGGCCAGGCGCCCGCCTACAAGGTGGGTCAGCGCATCTGGGAGCAGATCCGCGCCGAGCACGAGGAGCGCGAGGGCGCCGACTTCGACCTCCGCGCGTTCCACACGCGGGCGCTGAAGCTCGGCTCGATGGGCCTGGACACCCTCCGGGACGCGCTGGCGTGA
- a CDS encoding acyl-CoA carboxylase epsilon subunit, with translation MSARDEEVRGTGQAGGEQAGDAADAVRLSGAELDPEEMAALTAVLAHLRAEEAQAVQARPRPPRLDRTLRRRDDLGLWARPGKDQWRRSAGPS, from the coding sequence GTGAGCGCGCGCGACGAGGAGGTCCGGGGCACGGGCCAGGCCGGTGGAGAGCAGGCCGGCGACGCCGCCGACGCCGTGCGCCTCTCCGGCGCCGAGCTGGACCCGGAGGAGATGGCGGCCCTGACCGCGGTGCTCGCGCACCTGCGGGCGGAGGAGGCGCAGGCCGTGCAGGCTCGGCCGCGACCGCCGCGGCTGGACCGCACGCTGCGCCGCCGCGACGACCTCGGGCTGTGGGCCCGTCCCGGCAAGGACCAGTGGCGCCGCTCGGCGGGCCCCTCCTGA
- a CDS encoding acyl-CoA carboxylase subunit beta codes for MSDPDLTTTAGRLADLHRRLEATDAPGGAAAVERQHGRGKHTARERIEMLLDEGSFVELDALAVHRTTAFGMDAKHPAGDGVVSGFGTVDGRQVAVYAQDFTVFGGSLSERNGQKIVKVQEFAARNGCPVIGILDGGGARIQEGVASLAQFADIFRNNVLASGMVPQISLIMGPSAGGAAYSPALTDVVVMVDQTSHMFITGPDVIKTVTGEDVDMETLGGARSHNAVSGTAHYMATSEEDAIAYVQELLEFLPSNNLAEAPLDQPVDLEPTDEDHGLDALIPDSANQPYDMLQVIGAIVDDGHVLQLQELYAPNVITALARLDGMSVGVVANQPMQFAGTLDIAASEKAARFVRFCDAFNLPVVTLVDVPGFLPGTDQEFQGIIRRGAKLIYAYAEATVPKLTVITRKAFGGAYIVMGSKKLGADLNLAWPSAQIGVMGPQGAVNILYRRELAEVQKAGGDVEERRAQIVADYEAELLNPYQAAELGYVDAVVAPHQTRAQLVRALRATHHKREARPAKKHGNMPL; via the coding sequence GTGTCCGATCCCGATCTGACCACCACCGCCGGCCGTCTCGCGGACCTGCATCGCCGCCTCGAGGCGACGGACGCGCCCGGCGGCGCGGCCGCCGTCGAGCGTCAGCACGGCCGGGGCAAGCACACCGCCCGGGAGCGGATCGAGATGCTCCTGGACGAGGGCTCGTTCGTGGAGCTCGACGCGCTGGCCGTGCACCGCACCACCGCGTTCGGCATGGACGCCAAGCACCCGGCCGGCGACGGCGTCGTGAGCGGCTTCGGCACCGTGGACGGCCGCCAGGTGGCCGTGTACGCGCAGGACTTCACGGTGTTCGGCGGCTCGCTCTCCGAGCGCAACGGCCAGAAGATCGTGAAGGTCCAGGAGTTCGCGGCGCGCAACGGCTGCCCCGTGATCGGCATCCTCGACGGCGGCGGTGCGCGCATCCAGGAGGGCGTCGCCTCGCTCGCCCAGTTCGCGGACATCTTCCGGAACAACGTGCTGGCCTCCGGCATGGTCCCGCAGATCTCCCTGATCATGGGGCCGTCCGCGGGCGGCGCGGCATACTCGCCGGCGCTGACCGACGTCGTGGTGATGGTGGACCAGACCTCCCACATGTTCATCACCGGCCCGGACGTGATCAAGACCGTCACGGGCGAGGACGTGGACATGGAGACGCTCGGCGGCGCGCGCTCGCACAACGCGGTCTCCGGCACGGCGCACTACATGGCGACGTCGGAGGAGGACGCGATCGCGTACGTGCAGGAGCTGCTCGAGTTCCTGCCCTCCAACAACCTGGCCGAGGCGCCGCTGGACCAGCCCGTGGACCTCGAGCCGACGGACGAGGACCACGGCCTGGACGCGCTGATCCCCGACTCGGCCAACCAGCCGTACGACATGCTCCAGGTGATCGGGGCGATCGTGGACGACGGCCACGTGCTGCAGCTGCAGGAGCTCTACGCGCCCAACGTGATCACGGCGCTGGCGAGGCTCGACGGGATGAGCGTGGGCGTGGTGGCCAACCAGCCGATGCAGTTCGCCGGCACGCTGGACATCGCGGCCTCGGAGAAGGCGGCGCGGTTCGTGCGGTTCTGCGACGCGTTCAACCTGCCCGTGGTCACCCTCGTGGACGTGCCCGGGTTCCTGCCCGGCACCGACCAGGAGTTCCAGGGCATCATCCGCCGCGGCGCGAAGCTGATCTACGCGTACGCCGAGGCCACCGTGCCCAAGCTGACGGTGATCACGCGCAAGGCGTTCGGCGGCGCGTACATCGTCATGGGCTCCAAGAAGCTCGGCGCGGACCTCAACCTGGCCTGGCCCAGCGCGCAGATCGGCGTGATGGGGCCGCAGGGCGCCGTCAACATCCTGTACCGCCGCGAGCTCGCCGAGGTCCAGAAGGCCGGCGGGGACGTGGAGGAGCGGCGCGCGCAGATCGTGGCCGACTACGAGGCCGAGCTGCTGAACCCGTACCAGGCCGCGGAGCTGGGCTACGTGGACGCCGTCGTCGCCCCGCACCAGACGCGCGCCCAGCTGGTGCGTGCCCTGCGCGCCACGCACCACAAGCGCGAGGCGCGGCCCGCCAAGAAGCACGGGAACATGCCGCTGTGA
- a CDS encoding biotin--[acetyl-CoA-carboxylase] ligase, whose product MQEHVPAAPSPAASAAPAPPLTWLESVGSTQDDLLARLDREGHRHGAAVATADQTAGRGRHTRVWSTPPGTALALSVHLRPEPAGVPLVPVHLSWLSLVAAATIAERLGTRGVAAHVKWPNDVLAPDGRKLCGVLGSVSLAADGKGPGVVVGMGVNLDHRGAAPVPTATDLAEWADAGQVPEPRVLAEELRDAVVAAVDRFAAAVAGEAEPVDGDHPAVAPVLRRLSTVGREIRAELPGGDTLEGTAVGLGRGGTLLVRPLAGSRETLPAEISAGDVVHLRGDVLRGR is encoded by the coding sequence ATGCAGGAACACGTCCCCGCAGCTCCCTCCCCAGCCGCCTCCGCCGCCCCCGCCCCGCCGCTGACGTGGCTCGAGTCCGTCGGCTCCACGCAGGACGACCTCCTGGCCCGCCTCGACCGGGAGGGCCACCGGCACGGCGCCGCCGTCGCCACCGCGGACCAGACCGCCGGCCGCGGCCGCCACACCCGCGTGTGGAGCACCCCGCCCGGCACCGCGCTCGCCCTCTCGGTCCATCTGCGCCCCGAGCCCGCCGGCGTCCCGCTCGTGCCCGTGCACCTCAGCTGGCTCTCGCTCGTGGCCGCCGCGACGATCGCCGAGCGCCTCGGAACCCGCGGCGTGGCCGCCCACGTGAAGTGGCCCAACGACGTGCTCGCCCCGGACGGGCGCAAGCTGTGCGGCGTGCTCGGCTCGGTGTCCCTCGCCGCGGACGGCAAGGGCCCCGGCGTCGTCGTGGGGATGGGCGTGAACCTGGACCACCGCGGCGCCGCCCCCGTGCCCACCGCCACCGACCTCGCGGAGTGGGCCGACGCCGGCCAGGTGCCCGAGCCGCGCGTGCTCGCCGAGGAGCTGCGCGACGCCGTGGTGGCCGCCGTGGACCGCTTCGCCGCCGCCGTGGCCGGCGAGGCCGAGCCCGTGGACGGGGATCACCCGGCCGTCGCCCCCGTGCTGCGCCGGCTCAGCACGGTGGGCCGTGAGATCCGGGCCGAGCTGCCCGGCGGGGACACCCTCGAGGGGACGGCCGTGGGCCTCGGACGCGGGGGGACGCTCCTGGTCAGGCCGCTCGCAGGGTCGCGTGAGACACTGCCCGCAGAGATCAGCGCGGGCGACGTCGTCCATCTGCGCGGCGACGTGCTGCGCGGACGCTGA
- a CDS encoding PH domain-containing protein — protein MRLEPGERVVVRTRAHPRVLLRAAALLVGTALLLGLVMGVLDRPGLPGLVVRSRSWLHLLAWSLAALAVLLGTVRPFLRWLTRRTVITTRRLVQRPGLGRGPEAVMPLVSIADVVRRGRGSGAGDLHVRFQDAGRQVYWRLTDVPEAGRFEEALAEATRRARAQSWPAPHPSGGIR, from the coding sequence GTGCGCCTGGAGCCCGGTGAACGCGTGGTGGTGCGCACCCGCGCGCATCCGCGCGTCCTGCTGCGCGCCGCCGCCCTGCTCGTGGGCACCGCCCTGCTCCTGGGCCTCGTCATGGGCGTCCTCGACCGCCCGGGCCTGCCGGGCCTCGTGGTCCGCTCCCGCTCGTGGCTGCACCTGCTCGCCTGGTCCCTGGCCGCGCTCGCCGTGCTGCTCGGCACGGTGCGGCCCTTCCTGCGCTGGCTCACCCGGCGCACGGTGATCACCACGCGCCGCCTCGTCCAGCGACCCGGCCTCGGCCGGGGCCCCGAGGCCGTCATGCCCCTCGTGTCCATCGCGGACGTGGTGCGCCGCGGCCGAGGCTCGGGCGCGGGGGATCTGCACGTCCGGTTCCAGGACGCCGGCCGCCAGGTCTACTGGCGGCTCACGGACGTCCCGGAGGCCGGCCGCTTCGAGGAGGCGCTGGCCGAGGCCACGCGTCGGGCCCGCGCGCAGTCGTGGCCCGCCCCGCACCCGTCAGGAGGCATCCGTTGA
- a CDS encoding adenylate/guanylate cyclase domain-containing protein, protein MTRSHLPDTAPLPVIPPARAPEARPDVPVTPDAPVTPDAPVTPENPATTGAPGPSSTAAADPRDPVPTPGWTGAMRTLDAGLVVGPRSYTQREMADRLGVPLATARRIWRALGYPSGKDGVKAFTDEDARAFGAVLHLMRSGALNEDTAISLARSIGQLMDRMVVWQIEALVEDKIASGGMSDPSARRAAVDLLPEIVSPLEEAMEVVYRRQLNRAVQRLTVRVEAGLAASEQGRDGSEHDAPLPLARAVGFADMVSYTTLSRTMDERTLARMVQRFESRCAEIISSGGGWLVKTIGDEVLFNAESPEAGATIALSLSEALADDPVLPSARVSLAWGRVLSRLGDIYGPTVNLAARLTSLADPGTVLVDALTAAALSQDERFVLVPQPPRIVRGFGEVRPSLLMSGATQTLLVD, encoded by the coding sequence TTGACCCGCTCCCACCTGCCGGACACGGCACCGCTGCCCGTCATCCCGCCCGCCCGCGCCCCCGAGGCGAGGCCGGACGTACCCGTGACGCCGGACGCACCCGTGACGCCGGACGCACCCGTGACGCCGGAGAACCCTGCGACCACGGGCGCGCCCGGGCCGTCGTCGACCGCCGCCGCCGACCCCCGGGACCCGGTGCCCACCCCCGGCTGGACCGGCGCCATGCGCACCCTGGACGCGGGGCTCGTGGTGGGCCCGCGCAGCTACACCCAGCGGGAGATGGCCGACCGCCTGGGGGTCCCCCTGGCCACCGCTCGGCGCATCTGGCGGGCCCTGGGATACCCCAGCGGGAAGGACGGGGTCAAGGCGTTCACCGACGAGGACGCGCGCGCGTTCGGCGCCGTGCTGCACCTCATGCGCTCCGGCGCGCTGAACGAGGACACCGCCATCTCGCTCGCCCGCTCGATCGGCCAGCTGATGGACCGCATGGTGGTGTGGCAGATCGAGGCCCTCGTGGAGGACAAGATCGCCTCCGGGGGGATGTCCGACCCTTCGGCGCGCCGCGCGGCCGTGGACCTGCTGCCGGAGATCGTCTCCCCGCTCGAGGAGGCCATGGAGGTCGTCTACCGGCGGCAGCTGAACCGCGCCGTGCAGCGCCTCACCGTCCGCGTGGAGGCCGGCCTGGCCGCGAGCGAGCAGGGCCGCGACGGCTCGGAGCACGACGCCCCGCTTCCGCTCGCGCGCGCCGTGGGCTTCGCCGACATGGTCTCCTACACCACGCTCTCCCGCACGATGGACGAGCGGACGCTGGCCCGCATGGTGCAGCGCTTCGAGTCCCGGTGCGCGGAGATCATCTCCTCGGGCGGCGGCTGGCTCGTGAAGACGATCGGCGACGAGGTGCTCTTCAACGCCGAGTCGCCGGAGGCCGGTGCCACGATCGCGCTGAGCCTCTCCGAGGCGCTGGCCGACGACCCCGTGCTGCCCTCGGCGCGCGTCTCCCTCGCGTGGGGCCGCGTGCTCTCCCGCCTCGGTGACATCTACGGACCCACGGTGAACCTCGCCGCGCGCCTGACGTCGCTCGCGGATCCGGGTACGGTGCTCGTGGACGCCCTGACCGCCGCCGCCCTCTCGCAGGACGAGCGGTTCGTCCTCGTCCCTCAGCCGCCGAGGATCGTTCGCGGGTTCGGAGAGGTCCGCCCCTCCCTGCTCATGAGCGGTGCCACGCAGACCCTGCTCGTCGACTGA
- a CDS encoding protein phosphatase 2C domain-containing protein: MSRPVQEPHPSDPDRPEVAARPEVAARTHVGAVRELNEDTWVTVGEPLVLAAVADGMGGHEAGEVASAAAVELLERRATEVLAPGSPHTLEELAALVHEADAAVIEAGHARSGTTLTLLACLDAERSRWAIANVGDSRVYRRPADAPVLQQVTVDHSAVQLLVDAGRLTADEARVHPRRNVITRALGSLEPLTVDVTEVDAASGDTFVLCSDGLTGELTDEEIRALLDDAADLEEAAEQLVHAALWRGGRDNITVVLVRIP; the protein is encoded by the coding sequence ATGAGCCGCCCTGTGCAGGAGCCGCACCCGTCCGATCCCGACCGCCCCGAGGTCGCCGCCCGCCCCGAGGTCGCCGCCCGCACCCACGTGGGAGCGGTCCGCGAGCTCAACGAGGACACGTGGGTCACCGTGGGGGAGCCGCTCGTGCTCGCCGCGGTGGCGGACGGGATGGGAGGTCACGAGGCCGGCGAGGTGGCCTCGGCCGCCGCCGTCGAGCTGTTGGAGCGGCGCGCCACCGAGGTCCTCGCCCCCGGGAGCCCGCACACCCTGGAGGAGCTCGCCGCCCTCGTGCACGAGGCCGACGCGGCCGTGATCGAGGCCGGCCACGCCCGCTCCGGCACCACGCTGACCCTGCTGGCCTGCCTGGACGCCGAGCGCAGCCGCTGGGCGATCGCCAACGTGGGGGACTCCCGCGTCTACCGGCGGCCCGCCGACGCGCCGGTGCTCCAGCAGGTCACGGTGGACCACTCCGCCGTGCAGCTGCTCGTGGACGCCGGCCGGCTCACCGCGGACGAGGCGCGTGTGCACCCCCGGCGCAACGTGATCACCCGCGCCCTGGGCTCGCTCGAACCGCTCACCGTGGACGTGACGGAGGTGGACGCCGCCTCCGGCGACACGTTCGTGCTGTGCAGCGACGGCCTCACGGGCGAGCTGACGGACGAGGAGATCCGGGCGCTGCTGGACGACGCCGCGGACCTCGAGGAGGCCGCCGAGCAGCTCGTCCACGCCGCCCTGTGGCGCGGTGGACGGGACAACATCACCGTGGTGCTGGTCCGGATCCCCTGA